The Coffea arabica cultivar ET-39 chromosome 4e, Coffea Arabica ET-39 HiFi, whole genome shotgun sequence genome includes a window with the following:
- the LOC140005472 gene encoding uncharacterized protein: MKGIWMGLCEREIKTFEVGVLSRVNNKSDLIFDPEVERTVRRTRKETRQLREEHSSAASQRPEPGVDPTDSFGDTSSDSDQEEGTMANARTLRELAAPNLNQQPLCITFPTLNDNTPFELKSGMIQLLPSFHGLPGEESYKHLQEFDVVCNSMKPPGISEEQIKMRAFPFSLKDSAKDWLYYLPPGSITTWDQLQRKFLEKYFPASRAASLRKEICGIKQHPGESLYEYWERFKKLCHKCPQHQISEQLLIPYIYEGLLFRDRSIIDAASGGALVNKIPREARELIEGMAENSQQFGTREDVPIRKVNEVETSSIQQQLTELTSFVRQLAVGNASQAKACGICPGMGHSTDMCPMIQEENVEQVNMAGYAPAPRNQYDPYSNTYNPGWRVHPNLSYGGNRQSNFVLNKQPGYQQQYQPRPPPPPSSGPSLEEMMKQMMATITQNQQRTEATITQNQQRTDSEMQAIRNQMSQMATKINRLESQVNGRLPSQPELNLKNVSAMTLRSGKEIQGPEPMITKDKDEEKIENELEREDSNGADLKVLPDPVITVKTNPPPFPCRLEKSKKQDKEKEILRLRGDERVIVGENVSAVLQRKLPPKCGDPGRFTVPCKIGNTLIRNTLLDLGASINVMPKSMYASLNLGPLKEIEIIIQLADRTNAYPDGLVEDVLVKVNELIFPADFYVLDMDDDHSPDPSPLLLGRLFFSTAQTKIDVNKGTLSMEFDGELVHFNIFDTMEHHVNSHPVFAIHAINPSVQEFSEFACRNKFKLTENKYKGMKALYEVKRSRKLRKMAALKGYLDPGGGPPISRKIELHPD, translated from the exons ATGAAGGGGATTTGGATGGGGTTGTGCGAGAGGGAAATAAAAACGTTTGAAGTTGGGGTTCTCAGTCGAGTGAACAATAAAA gtgatttgatttttgaccctgaGGTAGAGAGGACCGTGCGTAGAACGAGAAAGGAAACCAGACAGCTCAGAGAGGAGCACTCCAGTGCTGCATCTCAGAGACCTGAGCCAGGAGTTGACCCAACAGATTCGTTTGGTGACACTTCGAGTGACTCTGACCAGGAGGAAGGAACCATGGCTAATGCAcgaacattaagggagttggctgccccTAATTTAAATCAGCAGCCTCTATGCATTACCTTCCCCACCTTAAATGATAACACTccatttgaactaaaatctggtATGATTCAGCTTTTACCCTCTTTTCATGGTTTACCAGGTGAAGAGTCGTATAAGCATCTGCAGGAATTTGATGTCGTGTGCAACAGTATGAAGCCCCCGGGAATCTCAGAAGAGCAAATAAAAATGCGGGCATTCCCTTTCTCATTGAAAGACTCTGCAAAGGACTGGTTATACTACCTGCCACCAGGTAGCATTACCACGTGGGATCAGTTGCAGAGAAAATTTCTAGAGAAATATTTTCCTGCATCCAGGGCTGCAAgtctaaggaaagaaatttgcGGGATTAAGCAGCACCCAGGGGAGTCACTTTATGAGTATTGGGAGCGATTCAAGAAGTTGTGCCATAAGTGCCCCCAACACCAGATAAGCGAGCAGTTGCTTATACCGTATATTTATGAGGGGCTCCTTTTCAGAGATAGGAGCATaattgatgctgcaagtggaggggcacTGGTGAACAAAATCCCTCGGGAAGCAAGGGAGTTAATAGAGGGGATGGCAGAGAATTCACAACAATTTGGTACGAGGGAGGATGTCCCAATACGCAAGGTGAATGAGGTAGAGACATCCTCTATCCAGCAGCAGCTAACTGAGTTGACCTCGTTTGTTAGGCAACTGGCTGTAGGAAATGCATCTCAGGCCAAGGCGTGCGGGATTTGCCCTGGTATGGGTCATTCAACAGACATGTGCCCaatgattcaagaagaaaatgtGGAGCAAGTGAACATGGCTGGTTACGCGCCCGCGCCAAGGAATCAATATGACCCATATTCGAATACCTACAATCCTGGTTGGAGGGTCCACCCCAACCTCAGTTATGGAGGGAACAGGCAGTCCAATTTCGTACTAAATAAGCAACCAGGGTACCAGCAGCAATACCAACCCCGACCACCTCCGCCCCCAAGCTCTGGTCCATCTTTGGAGGAGATGATGAAACAGATGATGGCAACCATTACacaaaatcagcaaaggacggaAGCAACCATTAcgcaaaatcagcaaaggacggacTCCGAAATGCAGGCAATAAGAAATCAGATGAGTCAAATGGCCACAAAAATCAACCGTTTGGAGTCCCAAGTAAATGGAAGATTGCCATCCCAACCTGAACTGAACCTGAAGAACGTAAGCGCAATGACTTTAAGGAGCGGGAAGGAAATTCAGGGGCCTGAACCTATGATCACTAAGGATAAGGATGAGGAAAAGATCGAAAATGAACTTGAGAGGGAGGACAGCAATGGTGCAGATCTAAAGGTACTTCCAGACCCAGTAATTACAGTTAAAACTAATCCCCCTCCATTTCCTTGCAGGTTGGAAAAATCGAAGAAGCAGGACAAGGAGAAAGAGATCCT GAGGCTGAGGGGAGATGAAAGAGTTATTGTTGGGGAGAATGTGTCAGCAGTTCTCCAAAGAAAGTTACCACCAAAGTGTGGGGATCCAGGTAGGTTTACTGTCCCATGCAAGATAGGTAATACTCTGATTAGAAATACCTTGCTGGACTTAGGAGCATCGATCAACGTAATGCCAAAATCTATGTATGCTTCTCTGAATCTCGGTCCATTAAAAGAAATCGAGATAATAATTCAATTAGCTGACCGAACAAATGCATACCCTGATGGGTTGGTCGAGGATGTGCTGGTTAAAGTTAATGAATTGATATTCCCGGCTGACTTTTATGTACTTGACATGGATGATGATCATTCCCCTGACCCCTCACCTTTGCTACTAGGTAGACTCTTTTTTAGCACAGCACAGACAAAAATTGACGTTAATAAGGGTACATTGTccatggaatttgatggagaactagtccactttaatattttcgaTACAATGGAACATCATGTTAACTCTCACCCTGTGTTTGCTATTCATGCTATTAATCCCTCTGTGCAAGAATTTTCTGAGTTTGCTTGTAGGAATAAATTCAAACTTACTGAGAACAAGTATAAGGGGATGAAAGCACTGTATGAGGTGAAAAGgagtagaaaattaagaaagatGGCAGCACTCAAAGGCTATTTGGATCCTGGAGGAGGGCCACCGATTTCCAGGAAAATTGAGTTACACCCAGATTGA
- the LOC113739914 gene encoding probable disease resistance RPP8-like protein 2: MADPALSFVIERTGDLLIQKIVFLEGVRRQVERLQKDLVRMRCFLKDADQRQDKDARIRNWVSEIRAAAYDAEDIIEIFASKVEFFTKDKGLVTKLTYYPLKIVNLYKIGKEIESLRMRLKEIADCREEYGIKNLGEEMTTHGEELQRLRRSFPFSEDKDIVGFEEITKSLVAELLKEDRNRRVVSIVSMGGAGKTTLAKKVYNHAHVRERFNCCAWVCVSSSCDHKKTLRAIIKQLNEMSNEQLEKMEEEDLEGRLHQDLQDKCYLVVLDDVWKQEAWDCLARAFPDVGTSSRLLLTSRDRDVAQHADAYSHPYELKTLGLEDSWQLFLRKALGHGDNAGCPPDLEEVGREITRRCDGLPLAITVIGGLLLAKKKLRSEWEKILNNFSTYLSRSQSGVSAILELSYADLPANLKFCFLYLGLFPEDSGISVRKLIHMWVAEGIMQKRDTENLEETAAYDDVEELSSRNMVQVAEMTVDERIKSCRVHDLLREVAIRKAKDENFFQIHDTRDDEISAKSRYLAVHSLPWDKKYVGSSTPPLRSLLFFNVHDYRKNISLNFKSFKKLRILDLENVKMSYNLPEGIGEVRLLRYLGLRRTSIGRLPHSFCCLRNLQTLDIRNSYPVRVSNFIWKLESLRHLYACRMECDVPLKIDGLRNLQTLLGVNFDDIMHNNMITLTSLQKLGIWVGERSEIDKLCLHLSEVENLKTLHLYRNITTVWPSLAGLSKLHHVTELKLSGMFLRKLPPDFPPNLSRLSLKNTFLRNDPMPVLEKLGQLSFLKMKDAYRGPQHMVISRHGFHQLKFLELRYLRVDEIKVEEGALPQLQCLRIRECYSLEKLPEELKHISSLDALELVDMPEDFISGLDADMVSSVPNLRIF, translated from the coding sequence ATGGCTGACCCTGCTCTCTCTTTTGTTATTGAGAGAACTGGCGATCTGCTGATTCAAAAAATTGTTTTCCTGGAAGGCGTTCGACGACAAGTTGAGAGACTTCAAAAGGATCTGGTCCGGATGCGGTGTTTCCTGAAAGATGCTGATCAGAGGCAAGATAAAGATGCGAGGATCCGCAACTGGGTTTCTGAAATCAGAGCTGCGGCCTACGATGCGGAGGATATCATTGAGATCTTTGCCAGCAAAGTTGAGTTCTTCACAAAGGACAAGGGACTCGTCACCAAATTGACGTATTATCCCTTGAAAATTGTGAACCTCTACAAGATAGGTAAAGAGATTGAATCCCTACGGATGAGGCTCAAGGAGATTGCTGATTGCCGCGAAGAGTATGGtataaaaaatcttggagaggAGATGACTACACATGGAGAAGAGCTGCAACGGCTCCGGCGATCCTTTCCTTTCAGCGAGGACAAGGATATAGTGGGCTTCGAGGAGATAACAAAATCCCTGGTGGCAGAACTTTTGAAAGAGGACAGAAACCGCCGTGTGGTTTCAATCGTCAGCATGGGAGGTGCTGGTAAGACAACTCTAGCAAAAAAGGTTTATAACCATGCTCATGTCAGGGAGAGATTCAACTGTTGTGCTTGGGTCTGCGTCTCTTCAAGCTGCGATCACAAAAAGACGCTGAGGGCAATCATAAAgcaattgaatgaaatgagtAATGAGCAACTTGAGAAGATGGAAGAGGAAGACTTGGAAGGAAGGCTCCATCAAGATCTACAAGATAAATGTTATCTTGTGGTGCTTGATGATGTATGGAAGCAAGAAGCGTGGGATTGTCTTGCTAGGGCCTTTCCTGATGTTGGCACATCAAGTAGATTGCTGCTTACAAGTCGCGATCGGGATGTTGCCCAACACGCAGATGCTTATAGCCACCCATATGAGTTGAAAACTTTGGGGCTGGAAGACAGCTGGCAGTTGTTCCTCAGAAAGGCCTTAGGCCATGGGGATAATGCTGGGTGTCCTCCCGATTTGGAAGAAGTGGGCAGAGAGATTACCAGAAGATGTGATGGTCTGCCGCTGGCCATCACGGTTATAGGTGGCCTGCTGCTGGCAAAGAAAAAGTTGAGGAGTGAATGGGAGAAAATTCTCAACAATTTCAGCACATATTTATCAAGGAGCCAGAGTGGGGTATCAGCAATTCTGGAATTAAGTTATGCAGACCTTCCTgccaatctgaaattttgctttTTGTATTTGGGTTTGTTTCCTGAAGACTCCGGGATTTCTGTGCGCAAGTTGATCCATATGTGGGTTGCAGAGGGAATAATGCAGAAAAGAGATACAGAAAATTTGGAGGAAACTGCAGCATATGATGATGTGGAAGAACTTTCTAGCAGAAATATGGTCCAGGTGGCTGAAATGACTGTTGATGAGAGGATTAAAAGCTGTAGAGTCCATGATTTATTGCGAGAGGTTGCAATCAGAAAGGCAAAGGACGAAAATTTTTTCCAGATCCATGACACCAGAGATGATGAAATATCAGCCAAATCCAGATACCTTGCTGTTCATAGTCTCCCTTGGGATAAAAAGTATGTTGGGTCTTCGACCCCTCCTCTCCGGTCTCTACTTTTTTTCAATGTCCACGATTACAGGAAAAACATTAGtcttaacttcaaaagtttcaaaaagcTTAGGATACTAGATCTTGAGAATGTTAAGATGTCGTATAATTTGCCAGAAGGAATTGGTGAAGTCAGGCTTCTAAGGTACCTCGGTTTAAGACGCACATCCATTGGAAGGCTCCCTCATTCCTTCTGTTGCTTACGAAACCTACAAACTCTTGACATACGGAACTCTTACCCAGTGAgagtttcaaatttcatttggaagcttgaaagtttaCGGCATCTATATGCGTGTCGTATGGAGTGCGATGTGCCTCTTAAGATTGATGGATTGAGGAATCTCCAGACTCTGTTAGGCGTAAACTTTGATGACATTATGCACAATAACATGATAACTTTGACAAGTCTTCAGAAACTGGGGATTTGGGTGGGTGAAAGGTCAGAGATTGACAAACTCTGCTTGCATTTATCTGAGGTTGAAAACCTAAAGACGTTACATCTTTATCGTAATATAACAACAGTGTGGCCATCTCTAGCTGGACTTTCTAAGCTCCATCATGTAACAGAGCTCAAGCTATCCGGGATGTTTTTGAGAAAGCTACCTCCTGATTTCCCTCCAAATCTCTCTCGCTTGTCTTTGAAAAACACATTCCTCAGGAATGACCCAATGCCAGTGCTAGAGAAGTTGGGACAGCTGTCGTTTCTCAAAATGAAAGATGCATATAGGGGACCACAGCATATGGTCATTTCTAGGCATGGGTTTCACCAATTGAAATTCCTTGAGCTCAGATACCTAAGAGTGGATGAAATAAAGGTGGAGGAAGGTGCATTGCCACAGCTCCAGTGCCTGAGAATTAGGGAGTGCTACAGTTTAGAAAAGTTGCCGGAAGAGCTGAAGCACATATCTAGTCTTGATGCGCTTGAGCTTGTGGACATGCCAGAAGATTTCATCAGTGGGCTTGATGCGGACATGGTATCCAGCGTCCCTAACCTCAGAATATTTTGA